Proteins encoded within one genomic window of Deinococcus grandis:
- a CDS encoding IS630 family transposase: METLRQAERLSPRVSLWCMDEHRIGLKPIRRPVWAPTGQPLTCPVQPGYEWLYVYAFANPESGKSLFWLIPVVNKQAYVAVMAAFARMVGASADHRVLVVQDGAGFHVPPDDGHPEGIQTVTLPPYSPELQPAERLWALTDVPIANRAFDSIEEVELALSERCVWLEAQPDLITQQTLFHWWPLLAN, encoded by the coding sequence ATCGAGACGCTCCGCCAGGCGGAGCGTCTCTCACCGCGCGTCTCCCTGTGGTGTATGGACGAACATCGGATCGGGCTCAAGCCAATCCGCCGTCCAGTCTGGGCACCAACTGGGCAGCCGTTGACCTGTCCGGTTCAGCCTGGGTACGAGTGGCTCTACGTGTACGCGTTTGCCAATCCGGAGAGCGGCAAGAGCCTGTTTTGGTTGATCCCAGTCGTCAACAAACAGGCGTATGTGGCCGTCATGGCTGCGTTTGCCCGCATGGTCGGCGCCAGCGCCGACCATCGTGTGCTGGTCGTTCAGGATGGGGCCGGTTTCCACGTGCCACCCGATGATGGGCATCCGGAGGGCATTCAGACCGTGACGCTCCCGCCGTATTCGCCGGAATTGCAGCCAGCAGAACGGCTCTGGGCGTTGACGGATGTACCAATCGCGAACCGGGCGTTCGACAGCATTGAAGAGGTGGAATTGGCACTCTCCGAACGCTGCGTGTGGTTGGAAGCTCAACCTGATCTCATCACTCAGCAGACCCTCTTTCACTGGTGGCCTTTGTTAGCGAATTAA
- a CDS encoding helix-turn-helix domain-containing protein, translated as MAHDADTFWHLYTTSTCAVERRRAQFMALLAEGRPLPEILQVTRYSRVTAYDLVNRYRDRGLAGLCDGRHTNQGAPRLLSAEQQQTLATRLHADFEAGHRLVWERRSELASGAVRTVRSPRAHL; from the coding sequence CTGGCGCATGACGCCGACACTTTCTGGCACCTCTACACGACCAGCACCTGCGCCGTCGAGCGGCGCAGAGCCCAATTCATGGCCCTCCTCGCTGAAGGACGCCCCCTCCCAGAGATTCTCCAAGTGACCCGGTACAGCCGGGTCACCGCCTACGATCTGGTGAACCGCTACCGCGACCGGGGACTTGCCGGGCTGTGTGACGGGCGCCACACGAATCAGGGTGCACCCCGGCTATTGAGCGCTGAGCAACAACAGACCCTGGCGACCCGACTACACGCCGACTTCGAAGCAGGACATCGTCTGGTCTGGGAAAGACGTTCAGAACTGGCTTCAGGAGCAGTACGGACTGTCCGTTCACCTCGGGCGCACCTATGA
- a CDS encoding nucleoside/nucleotide kinase family protein has translation MPEPVTLTLPQLVDRARTLLIPGERRLLGLTGSPGAGKSTLAAALQAALGEGAALLPMDGFHLANEELRRLGRAGRKGAPDTFDVGGCAALLARVRAQERDVVYAPRFDRHLEESIGSALPIPRAAPLVITEGNYLLLDGPWQAACEHMDEVWFLAPPDDLRRAQLIARHEAHGRDAQAARDWVQDVDDANARLIEATRDRADLIVTLDWT, from the coding sequence ATGCCTGAACCCGTGACCCTGACCCTGCCGCAGCTGGTGGACCGCGCCCGCACGCTGTTGATCCCCGGCGAGCGGCGCCTGCTGGGCCTGACCGGCAGTCCCGGCGCCGGGAAGTCCACGCTGGCGGCGGCCCTCCAGGCGGCGCTGGGGGAAGGGGCGGCGCTGCTGCCCATGGACGGCTTCCACCTCGCGAACGAGGAACTGCGCCGCCTGGGCCGCGCCGGACGCAAGGGCGCGCCGGACACCTTCGACGTGGGCGGCTGCGCGGCGCTGCTCGCCCGCGTCCGGGCGCAGGAGAGGGACGTGGTGTACGCGCCCCGCTTCGACCGGCACCTGGAGGAGAGTATCGGCAGCGCCCTGCCCATTCCGCGCGCGGCGCCGCTGGTGATCACGGAGGGCAACTACCTGCTGCTGGACGGCCCGTGGCAGGCCGCGTGCGAGCACATGGACGAGGTGTGGTTCCTGGCCCCGCCGGACGATCTGCGCCGCGCGCAGCTGATCGCGCGGCACGAGGCACACGGACGGGACGCGCAGGCCGCGCGGGACTGGGTGCAGGACGTGGACGACGCGAACGCCCGCCTGATCGAGGCGACGCGGGACCGGGCCGATCTGATCGTGACGCTGGACTGGACCTGA
- the tal gene encoding transaldolase has translation MNALEQLKQMTVVVADTGDLDAIRQYQPQDCTTNPSLILKAASLSGYAHLLEEARAMGDVEAAIDFLTVRIGTELTKLVPGYVSTEVDARLSFDADAMVTKARHLIDLYSQQGVGKDRILIKLATTWEGVQAARVLEAEGIHCNLTLVFNLAQAIAAAQAGAYLLSPFVGRITDWYKKAEGKDSYPVDEDPGVKSVREIYHHFKSHGYETIVMGASFRSAEQVKALAGCDRLTVSPQLLGELAADEGKLERVLSPESATQTEPTLTQADFRWALASDPMATEKLAEGIRGFHADTEKLRALLRG, from the coding sequence ATGAACGCACTCGAGCAGCTCAAGCAGATGACGGTCGTCGTGGCCGACACCGGCGACCTGGACGCCATCCGCCAGTACCAGCCGCAGGACTGCACCACCAACCCCAGCCTGATCCTCAAGGCCGCGTCCCTCAGCGGCTACGCGCACCTCCTGGAAGAAGCGCGCGCCATGGGCGACGTGGAAGCCGCCATCGACTTCCTGACCGTGCGCATCGGCACCGAACTCACCAAGCTCGTGCCCGGCTACGTCAGCACCGAGGTGGACGCCCGCCTGTCCTTCGACGCGGACGCCATGGTCACCAAGGCCCGCCACCTCATCGACCTGTACTCGCAGCAGGGCGTGGGCAAGGACCGCATCCTGATCAAGCTCGCCACCACCTGGGAAGGCGTGCAGGCCGCGCGCGTCCTGGAAGCCGAGGGCATCCACTGCAACCTGACCCTGGTGTTCAACCTCGCGCAGGCCATCGCCGCCGCGCAGGCCGGGGCGTACCTGCTCTCGCCCTTCGTGGGCCGCATCACCGACTGGTACAAGAAGGCCGAGGGCAAGGACAGCTACCCCGTCGACGAGGACCCCGGCGTGAAATCCGTGCGCGAGATCTACCACCACTTCAAATCCCACGGATACGAGACCATCGTGATGGGCGCGTCCTTCCGCAGCGCCGAGCAGGTCAAGGCCCTCGCGGGCTGCGACCGCCTGACCGTCAGCCCCCAGCTGCTCGGGGAACTCGCCGCCGACGAGGGGAAACTCGAACGCGTCCTGAGCCCCGAGAGCGCCACGCAGACCGAACCCACCCTCACGCAGGCGGACTTCCGCTGGGCGCTCGCCAGCGACCCCATGGCCACCGAGAAGCTCGCCGAGGGCATCCGCGGCTTCCACGCCGACACCGAGAAACTCCGCGCGCTGCTGCGCGGCTGA
- a CDS encoding acyl-CoA dehydrogenase family protein, giving the protein MTAPDSILSEAQAAVVARAAQAIREHGPACEAAQDVTPPAAQALSESGYTRLTLPEARGGLGATLTQFAGAQRTLGEAGAGLALVLAMHGHVTGAAFQGRTLPEPLLEALALASVRGELLNALASEPELGSPSRGGLPRTRAEADGTGFESGGWRVTGRKTWSTGSRALTWALVTAATPDGQVGRYFVNLRGPGVRTEATWVDALALRGSGSHDVVFEGAPARLHAPPAPAHPASSAWFWAAVAGTYLGVGFAALHALRAYAHERTPTALGAPIATLPRVQEQVGRIGAELLAAHTFLLHATRAWDEQPGPGAVPLIGAAKAICTNAAVTATDLAVRTAGGAALTAGLPLEQLLRDARAGLTHPPGDDSAFTAYGAALLRGDIPA; this is encoded by the coding sequence ATGACCGCACCCGATTCCATCCTCAGCGAGGCCCAGGCGGCCGTGGTGGCGCGCGCCGCGCAGGCGATCCGGGAGCATGGCCCGGCGTGCGAGGCGGCGCAGGACGTGACCCCGCCGGCCGCACAGGCCCTGTCGGAGAGTGGCTACACGCGCCTGACGCTGCCCGAAGCGCGTGGGGGGCTGGGCGCCACGCTGACGCAGTTCGCCGGGGCGCAGCGGACGCTGGGCGAGGCTGGGGCGGGGCTGGCGCTGGTGCTGGCGATGCACGGGCACGTGACGGGCGCGGCCTTCCAGGGACGCACGCTGCCGGAGCCGCTGCTGGAGGCCCTGGCGCTGGCGAGTGTGCGCGGTGAGCTGCTGAACGCCCTGGCGAGCGAGCCGGAACTGGGCAGCCCGTCACGCGGTGGCCTGCCCCGCACCCGCGCGGAGGCGGACGGGACGGGCTTCGAGAGCGGCGGGTGGCGCGTCACGGGCCGCAAGACCTGGAGCACCGGCTCGCGCGCGCTGACCTGGGCGCTCGTCACGGCGGCCACACCGGACGGGCAGGTGGGCCGGTACTTCGTGAATCTGCGCGGGCCGGGCGTGCGGACAGAAGCGACCTGGGTGGACGCGCTGGCCCTGCGCGGCAGCGGCAGTCACGACGTGGTGTTCGAGGGGGCGCCCGCGCGGCTGCACGCGCCGCCGGCCCCGGCGCACCCGGCGAGCAGCGCGTGGTTCTGGGCGGCGGTGGCCGGGACGTACCTGGGGGTGGGCTTCGCGGCGCTTCACGCCCTGCGCGCCTACGCGCACGAGCGCACGCCCACCGCGCTGGGCGCCCCGATCGCCACACTGCCGCGCGTGCAGGAGCAGGTGGGGCGGATCGGGGCGGAACTGCTCGCCGCGCACACCTTCCTCCTGCACGCCACCCGCGCGTGGGACGAACAGCCCGGGCCGGGCGCCGTCCCGCTGATCGGCGCGGCGAAGGCGATCTGCACGAACGCCGCCGTGACCGCCACCGACCTCGCGGTGCGGACGGCCGGGGGCGCGGCCCTGACGGCGGGCCTGCCGCTGGAGCAGCTGCTGCGCGACGCCCGCGCGGGCCTGACCCACCCCCCGGGGGACGACAGCGCCTTCACGGCGTACGGCGCAGCGCTGCTGCGCGGCGACATCCCGGCCTGA
- a CDS encoding helix-turn-helix domain-containing protein, with the protein MVWSGKDVQNWLQEQYGLSVHLGRTYEFLRAAGFTPQRPRPRHVGGDEAAKEAFKSKS; encoded by the coding sequence ATCGTCTGGTCTGGGAAAGACGTTCAGAACTGGCTTCAGGAGCAGTACGGACTGTCCGTTCACCTCGGGCGCACCTATGAATTCCTTCGAGCGGCTGGCTTTACCCCCCAACGACCCCGCCCCCGGCACGTTGGGGGCGATGAGGCCGCGAAGGAAGCATTCAAATCAAAGTCCTGA
- the pstB gene encoding phosphate ABC transporter ATP-binding protein PstB has product MTPILDAQNVNIYYGDKQAVRNVNLRVERGSVNALIGPSGCGKTTFLRAINRMHDLTPGARVEGTILLDGENVYGSGVDPVTMRRRVGMVFQKPNPFPTMSVFENVVSGLKLAGMRDQKRLMEIAERSLRGAALWEEVKDRLKTPATGLSGGQQQRLCIARALAVEPEILLMDEPTSALDPASTAKIEDLMTDLKKVTTIIIVTHNMHQAARVSDTTSFFLNGDLVEHGVTDQIFTAPRDERTEAYVTGRFG; this is encoded by the coding sequence GTGACCCCCATCCTGGACGCCCAGAACGTCAACATCTACTACGGCGACAAGCAGGCCGTGCGGAACGTCAACCTCCGCGTGGAACGCGGCAGCGTCAACGCCCTGATCGGCCCCAGCGGCTGCGGGAAGACCACCTTCCTGCGTGCCATCAACCGCATGCATGACCTCACGCCCGGCGCGCGCGTCGAGGGCACCATCCTGCTCGACGGCGAGAACGTGTACGGCAGCGGCGTGGACCCCGTCACCATGCGCCGCCGCGTCGGCATGGTGTTCCAGAAACCCAACCCCTTCCCGACCATGAGCGTCTTCGAGAACGTCGTGTCGGGCCTGAAACTCGCCGGGATGCGCGACCAGAAACGCCTGATGGAGATCGCCGAGCGCTCCCTGCGCGGCGCGGCCCTATGGGAGGAAGTCAAGGATCGCCTCAAGACCCCCGCCACCGGCCTGAGCGGCGGGCAGCAGCAGCGCCTGTGCATCGCCCGCGCGCTGGCCGTGGAACCCGAGATCCTGCTGATGGACGAACCCACCAGCGCCCTGGACCCCGCCAGCACCGCCAAGATCGAGGACCTGATGACCGACCTGAAGAAGGTCACGACCATCATCATCGTCACGCACAACATGCACCAGGCGGCCCGCGTCAGCGATACGACCAGCTTCTTCCTGAACGGCGACCTCGTCGAGCACGGCGTCACGGATCAGATCTTCACCGCGCCGCGCGACGAGCGCACCGAGGCGTACGTCACGGGCCGCTTCGGCTGA
- a CDS encoding MFS transporter, which translates to MLSARARWYPVVVVVVTVLALLLAAGARSAPGVFLLPMQESLGLSRGTLSLTASLGLLVFGLAAPLSGRLMDRFGPRRVAGAGLLLVAVSFALSTRVGSALGLHLTWGLLSGLGTGLVGSVLGATVATRWFVRRRGLVVGLSGAATSAGQLLFIPLLTRWAQTVGWAQATLIVAGAALLLAPLLFALLRDRPEDVGLRPDGEVAAPDAPPAAPPVPDPGVMARALRHRDFWLLSVTFFACGFTSNGIIGTHFIAYCGDLGLGATFAAGTLALMGAFNFVGTLASGYLTDRVDPRLLLASYYVVRGLSLALLPLVPPGAAFTLFAVLFGLDYIATVPPTTALTADTFGRANVGTVYGWIFCAHQVGAALASWLGGVTRDALGSYAPAFLASAVLAVAAGALALRVTPPARRAVQAG; encoded by the coding sequence ATGCTTTCAGCGCGTGCGCGGTGGTACCCGGTGGTGGTCGTGGTGGTGACGGTGCTGGCGCTGCTGCTGGCGGCGGGGGCACGCAGCGCGCCGGGGGTGTTCCTGCTGCCCATGCAGGAGTCGCTGGGCCTCAGCCGGGGGACGCTGTCGCTGACGGCCAGCCTGGGCCTGCTGGTGTTCGGGCTGGCCGCGCCGCTGTCGGGCCGCCTGATGGACCGCTTCGGGCCGAGGCGCGTGGCGGGCGCGGGCCTGCTGCTCGTGGCGGTCAGTTTCGCGCTGAGTACGCGGGTGGGCAGCGCGCTGGGCCTGCACCTGACGTGGGGCCTGCTGAGTGGGCTGGGGACGGGACTGGTGGGGAGCGTGCTGGGCGCGACGGTCGCGACGCGCTGGTTCGTGCGCCGCCGGGGGCTGGTGGTGGGCCTGTCCGGCGCGGCGACGAGCGCGGGGCAGTTGCTGTTCATTCCGCTGCTGACCCGCTGGGCGCAGACGGTGGGCTGGGCGCAGGCGACGCTGATCGTGGCGGGCGCCGCGCTGCTGCTCGCGCCATTGCTATTTGCACTGCTGCGCGACCGCCCGGAGGACGTGGGCCTGCGCCCGGACGGGGAGGTGGCGGCCCCGGACGCCCCGCCCGCGGCGCCGCCCGTGCCGGACCCGGGCGTGATGGCGCGGGCGCTGCGGCACCGGGATTTCTGGCTGCTGAGCGTCACGTTCTTCGCGTGCGGCTTCACGAGCAACGGCATCATCGGCACGCACTTCATCGCATACTGCGGCGACCTGGGGCTGGGGGCGACGTTCGCGGCGGGCACGCTGGCGCTGATGGGCGCGTTCAACTTCGTGGGCACGCTGGCCAGCGGGTACCTGACCGACCGGGTGGATCCCCGGCTGCTGCTCGCGTCGTACTACGTGGTGCGCGGCCTGAGCCTGGCGCTGCTGCCGCTGGTGCCACCCGGCGCGGCCTTCACGCTCTTTGCGGTACTGTTCGGCCTAGACTACATCGCAACCGTGCCGCCCACCACCGCGCTGACCGCCGACACCTTCGGCCGGGCGAACGTCGGCACGGTGTACGGCTGGATCTTCTGCGCGCATCAGGTCGGCGCGGCCCTGGCGTCCTGGCTGGGCGGCGTGACCCGCGACGCGCTGGGCAGCTACGCCCCGGCGTTCCTGGCCTCGGCGGTACTGGCGGTCGCGGCGGGCGCGCTGGCCCTGCGCGTCACGCCTCCGGCACGGCGGGCGGTGCAGGCGGGCTGA